One segment of Longimicrobium sp. DNA contains the following:
- a CDS encoding LysR family transcriptional regulator: MPSLNYRHLQYFWTVAREGSIARAAKVLHVTQPAISAQLQKLEQQLGEPLFVRAGRGLALTEAGRTAQKYADEIFGLGHELAETLRGRPTGKPMRLTVGVTDAFPKLLAYRLLAPALNMEPPTQLVVHDDRPERLFAELSIHEIDMVLTDSPLPATAPVRAFNHLLGECGITFFGAPSLAEAYAPDFPRSLDGAPMLLPTEGTTLRRSLAQWFDDAGVRPRVVAEVGDSALLKTFGQAGIGLFAGPSAIEPEIRRQYAVSVVGRADEVRERFYAISVERRLKHPAVLAISQAARESLFTARRRPRDRKQDEPAAPDGVAVEEVVEA; encoded by the coding sequence GTGCCCTCGCTCAACTACCGCCACCTGCAGTACTTCTGGACCGTGGCGCGCGAGGGGAGCATCGCGCGCGCCGCAAAGGTGCTGCACGTCACCCAGCCCGCCATCAGCGCGCAGCTTCAGAAGCTGGAGCAGCAGCTGGGCGAGCCCCTGTTCGTGCGTGCCGGCCGCGGGCTGGCGCTCACGGAGGCCGGCCGCACCGCGCAGAAGTACGCGGACGAGATCTTCGGGCTGGGGCACGAGCTGGCCGAGACGCTGCGCGGCCGCCCCACCGGCAAGCCCATGCGGCTCACCGTCGGGGTGACGGACGCCTTTCCCAAGCTGCTGGCGTATCGCCTGCTGGCGCCCGCGCTCAACATGGAGCCGCCCACGCAGCTGGTGGTGCACGACGACCGTCCCGAGCGCCTGTTCGCGGAGCTCAGCATCCACGAGATAGACATGGTGCTCACCGACTCGCCGCTGCCGGCGACGGCGCCGGTGCGCGCCTTCAACCACCTGCTGGGCGAGTGCGGGATCACCTTCTTCGGCGCGCCGTCGCTGGCGGAAGCATATGCGCCGGACTTTCCGCGGTCGCTGGATGGCGCGCCCATGCTGCTGCCGACGGAGGGCACCACGCTGCGCCGCTCGCTGGCGCAGTGGTTCGACGACGCCGGCGTTCGCCCGCGCGTGGTGGCCGAGGTGGGCGACAGCGCGCTGCTGAAGACGTTCGGGCAGGCGGGGATCGGCCTGTTCGCGGGGCCGTCCGCCATCGAGCCCGAGATCCGGCGGCAGTACGCGGTGTCCGTCGTCGGGCGCGCGGACGAGGTCCGCGAACGGTTCTATGCCATCTCGGTGGAGCGGCGGCTGAAGCACCCCGCCGTGCTGGCCATCTCGCAGGCCGCGCGCGAAAGCCTGTTCACCGCCCGGCGCCGGCCCCGCGACCGAAAGCAGGACGAGCCCGCGGCGCCGGACGGCGTGGCGGTCGAAGAGGTCGTGGAGGCGTAA
- a CDS encoding ADP-ribosylglycohydrolase family protein, whose amino-acid sequence MMHTSELTDRFRGCLVGLAVGDAVGTTVEFMPPGSFAPVTDMVGGGPFDLAPGQWTDDTSMALCLAESLIECRGFDPGDQMRRYVRWHRDGHLSSTGRCFDIGMTVAEALHRFASTGEPVSGSTDPMKAGNGSLMRLAPVPMFYRRNVELAVQRAGDSSRTTHQARTAVDACRYFCALLVGAIDGRTKDDLLSPGYWTGGPLAPEIEEIAAGSFKRRNPPEIAGTGYVVHSLEAALWAFHRAQSFREGCLLAVNLGDDADTTAAIYGQLAGAYYGASGIPPEWVARLAKRELIESYAEALLERSEAPHGR is encoded by the coding sequence ATGATGCACACTAGTGAGCTGACCGACCGGTTCCGCGGCTGTCTCGTCGGCCTTGCCGTGGGCGACGCGGTGGGAACGACGGTGGAGTTCATGCCGCCGGGTTCGTTCGCTCCCGTCACCGACATGGTAGGGGGCGGACCGTTCGACCTGGCGCCCGGGCAATGGACCGACGATACGTCGATGGCGCTGTGCCTGGCCGAGAGCCTGATCGAGTGCCGGGGCTTCGATCCGGGCGACCAGATGCGGCGCTACGTGCGGTGGCACCGGGATGGCCACCTCAGCAGCACCGGGCGCTGCTTCGACATCGGGATGACGGTGGCCGAGGCCCTGCACCGCTTTGCGTCGACCGGGGAACCGGTCAGCGGTTCCACGGATCCCATGAAGGCGGGGAACGGATCGCTGATGCGCCTGGCGCCGGTGCCCATGTTCTATCGGCGGAACGTGGAACTCGCCGTTCAGCGGGCGGGAGACAGCTCGCGGACCACCCACCAGGCGCGCACCGCGGTGGATGCCTGCCGCTACTTCTGTGCGCTGCTCGTTGGGGCGATCGACGGACGTACGAAGGACGACCTGCTGTCCCCCGGGTACTGGACCGGGGGTCCGCTGGCGCCTGAGATCGAGGAGATCGCGGCGGGGAGCTTCAAGCGCCGCAATCCGCCCGAGATCGCCGGAACGGGATATGTCGTGCATTCGCTGGAAGCGGCGCTGTGGGCGTTCCATCGTGCCCAATCCTTCCGCGAGGGCTGCCTGCTCGCCGTCAACCTGGGGGACGACGCAGACACGACGGCGGCCATCTACGGCCAGCTCGCCGGCGCCTACTATGGCGCGAGCGGCATCCCGCCGGAGTGGGTGGCCCGGCTGGCAAAACGCGAGTTGATCGAGTCGTACGCCGAGGCCCTGCTCGAACGATCCGAGGCGCCGCACGGCCGCTGA
- a CDS encoding carbonic anhydrase encodes MNATDPLAEPVSRRRALGLLSLSGAAVAAGGALPMPLLAAADDALPPIRNPAQAMAELMAGNRRFVEGRAVGPNRNMARVREVSTGQAPFAAVLSCADSRVPPEIVFDQGFGDVFVCRAAGNIVTPELIGSLEFGTLVLGAKALVVLGHTHCGAVKATIAGQAVPGQISTLYRHIRPAVDRSATRELEDVARHNVRIQAELLRTSSPVIAQLIAEEKLVVAGGVYDLETGRVTLLEG; translated from the coding sequence ATGAACGCCACCGATCCGCTGGCCGAGCCCGTCTCCCGCCGCCGCGCGCTGGGCCTCCTTTCGCTTTCGGGCGCCGCCGTGGCCGCGGGTGGCGCTCTGCCCATGCCGCTGCTCGCCGCCGCCGACGACGCGCTTCCGCCCATCCGCAATCCGGCCCAGGCGATGGCCGAGCTGATGGCGGGCAACCGGCGCTTCGTCGAGGGGCGCGCCGTGGGGCCCAACCGCAACATGGCCCGCGTGCGCGAGGTGTCCACCGGCCAGGCGCCGTTCGCCGCCGTGCTCTCGTGCGCCGACTCGCGCGTGCCACCGGAAATCGTGTTCGACCAGGGCTTCGGCGACGTGTTCGTGTGCCGCGCGGCAGGGAACATCGTCACCCCGGAGCTGATCGGCAGCCTGGAGTTCGGCACGCTGGTGCTGGGGGCCAAGGCGCTGGTGGTGCTGGGCCACACGCACTGCGGCGCCGTGAAGGCCACCATCGCCGGCCAGGCGGTGCCCGGGCAGATCAGCACGCTGTACCGCCACATCCGCCCGGCGGTGGACCGCTCGGCCACGCGCGAGCTGGAGGACGTGGCGCGCCACAACGTACGGATCCAGGCGGAGCTGCTGCGCACGTCGTCGCCCGTGATCGCGCAGCTGATCGCGGAGGAAAAGCTGGTGGTGGCGGGCGGCGTCTACGACCTGGAGACGGGCCGGGTTACCCTGCTGGAGGGGTGA
- a CDS encoding sensor histidine kinase: protein MSLPLARVWAAAFLAATFIGVVFATQGVVQHLVRDQDPPVLATLALHLVPWYGWALLAPAIVRLCARMPIRADRWGRALAVYGGAAILLTLAHTLLIAAPIVWLGDPPGDRRPLWIAFEHLLLNRAAVNLLAFCMGVAACHALLYHRTLRDREVAASHLAAQLAEAELRALKMQVQPHFLFNTLNAIAAHVRDEPDVAEAMVVRLSELLRLVLHRGPEHQVALLREMEMVRHYLAIHEVRYGGRLTVHYAVPPEVEAALVPSMLLQPLVENAVAYGVARHGGPGWISVDAAARDGMLVVSVANSRGRGAGRQHDAGSGIGLSNTRARLSQMFGDRQGVELVEGENEFRVTVSVPLQENAAAGEHG from the coding sequence GTGAGCCTGCCGCTCGCCCGGGTGTGGGCGGCCGCGTTCCTGGCCGCCACCTTCATCGGCGTGGTGTTCGCCACGCAGGGGGTGGTGCAGCACCTGGTGCGAGACCAGGATCCGCCCGTCCTGGCGACGCTGGCCCTGCACCTTGTTCCCTGGTACGGATGGGCCCTGCTGGCGCCCGCCATCGTGCGGCTCTGCGCGCGCATGCCCATCCGCGCGGACCGCTGGGGCCGCGCGCTGGCGGTGTACGGGGGCGCGGCCATCCTCCTCACCCTCGCGCACACCCTGCTGATCGCCGCGCCCATCGTGTGGCTGGGCGACCCGCCGGGGGACCGCCGCCCGCTGTGGATCGCCTTCGAGCACCTGCTGCTGAACCGCGCGGCGGTGAACCTGCTCGCCTTCTGCATGGGCGTCGCGGCGTGCCATGCGCTGCTGTACCACCGCACCCTGCGCGACCGCGAGGTTGCCGCCTCGCACCTGGCGGCGCAGCTGGCCGAGGCGGAGCTGCGCGCCCTGAAGATGCAGGTGCAGCCGCACTTTCTGTTCAACACGCTCAACGCCATCGCCGCCCACGTGCGCGACGAGCCCGACGTGGCCGAGGCCATGGTGGTGCGGCTGAGCGAGCTGCTTCGCCTGGTGCTTCACCGCGGGCCCGAGCACCAGGTGGCCCTCCTCCGCGAGATGGAGATGGTGCGCCACTACCTGGCCATCCACGAAGTGCGCTACGGCGGGCGGCTGACGGTGCATTACGCGGTGCCACCGGAGGTGGAGGCGGCGCTGGTGCCCTCCATGCTCCTGCAGCCCCTGGTGGAGAACGCGGTGGCCTACGGGGTGGCGCGGCACGGGGGACCAGGGTGGATTTCGGTGGATGCGGCCGCGCGCGACGGCATGCTGGTGGTGAGCGTGGCGAACAGCCGCGGACGCGGCGCGGGGCGGCAGCACGACGCGGGCTCCGGCATCGGCCTTTCCAACACACGGGCGCGGCTCAGCCAGATGTTCGGCGACCGGCAGGGGGTGGAACTGGTGGAGGGGGAGAACGAGTTCCGGGTGACGGTTTCGGTTCCGCTCCAGGAGAACGCCGCTGCGGGGGAGCACGGATGA
- a CDS encoding TerC family protein yields MATSIWFWVGFNAFVLLMLALDLGVFHRRAHEVKLKEAAAWSAVWVTVAMLFNVAIYLYAGPQAGLEFLTGYLVEKSLAVDNIFVIAMIFSYFAVPSIYQHRVLFWGILGALVMRGAFIGAGAYALERWHWVIYVFGGILLLTGIKMAVRKDEAVDLENNVVVKTARRWLPISSRYDGQKFWTVENGKRMATPLFLVLLLVEVTDLVFAIDSIPAIFAITKDPFLVYTSNVFAILGLRSMYFLLAGVVHKFVYLKYGLSMVLVFVGGKMMLLDVVKVPTAVSLGVIATLIGGSIAASLWTARGRAAGAAAPAPAPH; encoded by the coding sequence GTGGCGACGAGCATCTGGTTCTGGGTGGGCTTCAACGCGTTCGTGCTGCTGATGCTGGCGCTGGACCTGGGGGTGTTCCACCGCCGCGCGCACGAGGTGAAGCTCAAGGAGGCGGCCGCGTGGAGCGCTGTGTGGGTGACGGTGGCGATGTTGTTCAACGTCGCCATCTACCTGTACGCCGGCCCGCAGGCCGGGCTGGAGTTCCTGACGGGCTACCTGGTGGAGAAGTCGCTGGCGGTAGACAACATCTTCGTCATCGCCATGATCTTCTCGTACTTCGCCGTGCCGTCCATCTACCAGCACCGGGTGCTGTTCTGGGGCATCCTGGGCGCGCTGGTCATGCGCGGCGCGTTCATCGGCGCGGGGGCGTACGCGCTGGAGCGCTGGCACTGGGTGATCTACGTCTTCGGCGGCATCCTGCTGCTCACCGGCATCAAGATGGCCGTGCGCAAGGACGAGGCGGTGGACCTGGAGAACAACGTGGTGGTGAAGACGGCGCGCCGCTGGCTTCCCATCAGCTCGCGGTACGACGGGCAGAAGTTCTGGACGGTGGAGAACGGAAAGCGGATGGCCACGCCGCTCTTCCTGGTGCTGCTGCTGGTGGAGGTGACGGACCTGGTGTTCGCCATCGACAGCATTCCGGCCATCTTCGCCATCACCAAGGACCCGTTCCTGGTCTACACGTCCAACGTGTTCGCCATCCTGGGGCTGCGCAGCATGTACTTTCTGCTGGCCGGCGTGGTGCACAAGTTCGTGTACCTGAAGTACGGCCTGTCGATGGTGCTGGTGTTCGTGGGCGGCAAGATGATGCTGCTGGACGTGGTGAAGGTGCCCACGGCGGTGTCGCTGGGCGTGATCGCCACCCTCATCGGCGGCTCCATCGCGGCCTCGCTGTGGACGGCCCGCGGCCGTGCCGCGGGTGCGGCGGCACCGGCGCCGGCCCCCCACTGA
- a CDS encoding HIT family protein codes for MSACPFCDPRPDGIVEQDRHSVALRDRYPVAEGHTLVIPRRHVESAFELDADELASLWGLVARVRGALAAELTADAFTVGLNDGIAAGQTVMHAHVHVIPRRAGDVDDPRGGIRWVIPARAAYWNDPAR; via the coding sequence ATGAGTGCCTGTCCGTTCTGTGATCCGCGGCCGGATGGCATCGTCGAGCAGGATCGGCATTCCGTGGCGCTGCGAGACCGCTATCCCGTCGCAGAGGGACATACTCTCGTGATCCCCCGCCGGCACGTCGAGAGTGCCTTCGAGCTGGATGCGGACGAACTGGCCTCACTCTGGGGGCTCGTGGCACGCGTCCGCGGCGCCTTGGCGGCGGAGCTGACGGCCGACGCTTTTACGGTGGGACTGAACGACGGCATCGCGGCGGGCCAGACCGTCATGCACGCGCACGTGCACGTCATTCCTCGCCGGGCCGGCGACGTGGACGATCCACGCGGCGGAATCCGGTGGGTGATCCCCGCCAGGGCGGCGTACTGGAACGATCCCGCCCGATGA
- a CDS encoding LytTR family DNA-binding domain-containing protein, translating into MTDTVWRAIAVDDEPPALKRLSSLLAEVPGVRLVGTYDDPREAVPAIERERPDLLFLDIQMPEMTGFELVAALGDECPLVIFVTAYDEHAIRAFEVNALDYLLKPVQRERLAATLARARERLSTRSASEIQAQLHAVLRGMGAGAPARVAVRTGTRVLLLDPATIDRVEADGNTLTLYAGRERVEFRETLTAFEARLPPGRFVRVSRSTVVNLASVRQVEPWFNGDYVLILADGAKVTTGRTYRDRVRAALGLA; encoded by the coding sequence ATGACGGATACGGTGTGGCGCGCCATCGCCGTCGACGACGAGCCACCCGCGCTCAAGCGCCTGTCGTCGCTGCTGGCGGAGGTGCCCGGGGTACGGCTGGTGGGTACGTACGATGATCCGCGGGAGGCCGTTCCCGCCATCGAGCGAGAGCGGCCGGACCTGCTGTTCCTCGACATCCAGATGCCCGAGATGACGGGCTTCGAGCTGGTGGCCGCGCTGGGTGACGAGTGCCCGCTTGTGATCTTCGTCACCGCGTACGACGAGCACGCCATCCGCGCCTTCGAGGTGAACGCGCTGGACTACCTGCTGAAGCCCGTGCAGCGCGAGCGCTTGGCCGCGACGCTCGCCCGCGCGCGGGAGCGGCTGTCGACGCGGTCCGCATCCGAGATCCAGGCTCAACTCCACGCCGTTCTCCGGGGCATGGGCGCGGGCGCGCCGGCACGGGTGGCGGTGCGCACCGGCACCCGGGTGCTGCTGCTGGACCCGGCCACCATCGACCGCGTGGAGGCGGACGGCAACACGCTGACCCTTTACGCCGGGCGCGAGCGGGTGGAGTTCCGCGAGACGCTGACGGCGTTCGAGGCGCGCCTTCCGCCCGGGCGCTTCGTGCGGGTGAGCCGCTCCACCGTGGTCAACCTGGCGAGCGTGCGCCAGGTGGAGCCCTGGTTCAACGGCGACTACGTGCTCATCCTGGCGGACGGCGCCAAGGTGACCACCGGGCGCACCTACCGCGACCGCGTTCGCGCCGCGCTCGGTCTGGCCTGA
- a CDS encoding P-II family nitrogen regulator encodes MNTVPLKKVTIISEAVLEPEILRMVKELGARGYTTVQARGEGSRGVRASEWEGHNVMVEVLVDAATADRILGHVAEHYFEHYAVVAYLTDVRVVRGGKYTA; translated from the coding sequence ATGAACACCGTTCCGCTGAAGAAGGTCACCATCATCTCCGAGGCGGTCCTGGAGCCGGAGATCCTGCGGATGGTGAAGGAGCTGGGCGCCCGGGGCTACACCACCGTGCAGGCGCGGGGCGAGGGCTCGCGCGGGGTGCGCGCGAGCGAGTGGGAGGGCCACAACGTGATGGTGGAGGTGCTGGTGGACGCCGCGACGGCCGACCGCATCCTGGGGCACGTGGCGGAACACTACTTCGAGCATTATGCCGTGGTGGCCTACCTGACGGACGTGCGCGTGGTCCGCGGAGGCAAGTACACGGCGTAG
- a CDS encoding lipase family protein, with protein sequence MTAPTKQQSIIYQVSMYSALVDNQKGPNLEADLYADIQAALKNAEADIGRWSVAWGPIVVPFDTTSYALNAMYVAQSEDQPGTYVVGIAGTNPDSLADWLLEDGLVSVQLPWIYGLFEAPDARISLATGIGLVILQNATPGTGIPGSGTTLLQFVQGLGGKKGTNLIVSGHSLAGALSPTLTLWLQDIRILWDPFSAVTLSTMPTAGPTAGNAAFAAYSNSRISATRFANAIDVVPHAWQASDLAEIPTLYAPNIEPDATINDLVAGAQKLSANGDYTQIVNDTGWFPFQVNKAIIHEFAPPLVNFSLQLAWQHTTAYLRYFGVKSSELEGWAGRFQTSFAAAASAAGTATGAARTVTAPVGGTPTVIPSGSDPGSADIAGQVLADLRRAGTPEQQQQVSIPVDPQRLANSPAGTAG encoded by the coding sequence GTGACCGCGCCCACCAAGCAGCAATCCATCATCTACCAGGTATCCATGTACTCGGCCCTGGTCGACAACCAGAAGGGCCCCAACCTGGAAGCCGACCTGTACGCCGACATCCAGGCCGCGCTGAAGAACGCGGAAGCCGACATCGGCCGCTGGTCGGTGGCGTGGGGCCCCATCGTGGTGCCGTTCGACACCACGTCGTACGCCCTGAACGCCATGTACGTGGCCCAGAGCGAAGACCAGCCGGGGACGTACGTCGTGGGGATCGCGGGCACCAATCCCGACTCGCTGGCCGACTGGCTGCTGGAGGACGGGCTGGTGTCGGTGCAGCTTCCGTGGATCTACGGGCTGTTCGAGGCGCCCGACGCCAGGATCTCGCTGGCCACGGGCATCGGGCTCGTCATTCTGCAGAACGCCACCCCGGGCACCGGCATCCCGGGCAGCGGCACCACCCTGCTGCAGTTCGTGCAGGGGCTCGGAGGCAAGAAGGGAACGAACCTGATCGTCAGCGGGCACAGCCTGGCGGGCGCGCTCTCGCCCACGCTCACGCTGTGGCTGCAGGACATCCGCATCCTGTGGGACCCGTTCAGCGCCGTCACGCTCTCCACCATGCCCACGGCCGGCCCCACCGCGGGCAACGCCGCATTCGCCGCGTACTCCAATTCCAGGATCTCGGCGACGCGCTTCGCCAACGCCATCGACGTGGTGCCGCATGCGTGGCAGGCGTCGGACCTGGCCGAAATCCCCACGCTGTACGCCCCGAACATCGAGCCCGACGCCACCATCAACGACCTGGTGGCGGGCGCCCAGAAGCTCTCCGCGAACGGAGACTACACGCAGATCGTGAACGACACCGGGTGGTTCCCGTTCCAGGTGAACAAGGCGATCATCCACGAATTCGCCCCGCCCCTGGTGAACTTCTCGCTGCAGCTCGCCTGGCAGCACACCACGGCATACCTCCGGTACTTCGGCGTGAAATCGTCGGAGCTGGAGGGCTGGGCCGGCCGGTTCCAGACCTCCTTCGCGGCGGCGGCATCCGCGGCGGGCACGGCCACGGGCGCGGCACGAACCGTCACGGCACCGGTCGGCGGCACGCCCACCGTCATTCCGTCCGGCTCCGACCCGGGCTCGGCCGACATCGCCGGCCAGGTGCTGGCGGACCTCCGCAGGGCCGGGACCCCCGAACAGCAGCAGCAGGTCTCGATTCCCGTCGATCCGCAACGCCTGGCGAATTCGCCCGCCGGCACCGCTGGCTGA
- a CDS encoding alpha-amylase C-terminal beta-sheet domain-containing protein yields MSTHPFRTRILPLALFLGASLAAAGCDAARLDGPTPPVAAAPSAPHYAQFAGGGNDVLLQAFHWNSHRWDWWNIVAAKAPDIQAAGFTMAWLPPASRAADSAGYLPNEWRNLDASMYGTGAQLRSAISALRGRGVRVIGDVVVNHRVGTTNWADFTSPAFASNAQAVTRNDEWGLGTGNYDTGDGYGAARDLDHTYSSVQTEITSWMNWMKGTSAAGFDGWRYDYVKGFSASYVGGYNSATAPYFSVGELWPDIVGDYYASCSNANYHRQKIMDWIDATGARSAAFDFTTKWQLQLAVERTEYWRMGCIPGALGWWPAMSVTFVDNHDTGPSPDGGQNHWPFPGAKVEQGYAYILTHPGTPTVYWPHYFDWGADLRGKIGTLIKIRKQQGVTSTSTISVQAADAYRYAAIVNGNLAMKIGPGSWSPGSGWTLAASGNDWAVWTK; encoded by the coding sequence ATGAGCACGCATCCCTTCAGGACACGCATCCTGCCCCTGGCCCTGTTCCTCGGGGCCTCCCTCGCCGCTGCTGGCTGCGATGCCGCGCGGCTGGACGGCCCCACGCCCCCGGTGGCGGCCGCGCCGTCCGCCCCGCACTATGCACAGTTCGCCGGCGGCGGGAACGACGTGCTGCTGCAGGCCTTCCACTGGAACTCGCACCGCTGGGACTGGTGGAACATCGTCGCGGCCAAGGCGCCCGACATCCAGGCCGCCGGGTTCACGATGGCCTGGCTTCCGCCCGCCTCGCGCGCCGCCGACTCGGCCGGGTACCTGCCCAACGAGTGGCGCAACCTCGACGCCTCCATGTACGGCACCGGCGCGCAGCTCCGCTCGGCCATCAGCGCGCTGCGCGGCCGCGGCGTTCGCGTGATCGGCGACGTGGTGGTGAACCACCGCGTGGGCACCACCAATTGGGCCGACTTCACCAGCCCCGCGTTCGCCAGCAACGCGCAGGCGGTCACGCGCAACGACGAGTGGGGGCTGGGCACGGGCAACTACGACACGGGCGACGGCTACGGCGCCGCGCGCGACCTGGACCACACCTACTCCTCCGTGCAGACCGAGATCACCAGCTGGATGAACTGGATGAAAGGCACCAGCGCCGCGGGGTTCGACGGGTGGCGGTACGACTACGTGAAGGGCTTCTCGGCGTCGTACGTGGGCGGGTACAACTCGGCGACCGCGCCGTACTTTTCGGTGGGCGAGCTGTGGCCGGACATCGTGGGCGACTACTACGCCTCGTGCTCCAACGCCAACTACCACCGGCAGAAGATCATGGACTGGATCGACGCGACGGGCGCCCGCTCCGCCGCGTTCGATTTCACCACCAAGTGGCAGCTGCAGCTGGCGGTCGAACGCACCGAGTACTGGCGGATGGGGTGCATTCCCGGCGCGCTGGGCTGGTGGCCAGCGATGAGCGTCACCTTCGTCGACAACCACGACACCGGCCCCTCGCCGGACGGCGGGCAGAACCACTGGCCGTTCCCAGGCGCCAAGGTGGAGCAGGGCTACGCCTACATCCTCACCCATCCCGGCACGCCGACGGTGTACTGGCCCCACTACTTCGACTGGGGCGCGGACCTGCGCGGCAAGATCGGCACGCTCATCAAGATCCGGAAGCAGCAGGGGGTAACGTCCACCAGCACCATCTCCGTGCAGGCGGCGGACGCATACCGCTACGCGGCCATCGTCAACGGGAACCTGGCGATGAAGATCGGCCCGGGAAGCTGGTCGCCGGGGAGCGGGTGGACCCTCGCCGCCTCCGGCAACGACTGGGCGGTCTGGACGAAGTAG
- a CDS encoding amidohydrolase family protein: MPARKAALLLITACAACLARSAPGERTGDAHSLIALTHVTVIDGTGRARQADMDVVIRDGRIAEVFPSGSRPLPNGAAVTDLRGRYLIPGMIDTHVHLGTRERPPGMMAEILHEAFMGGVTTVRDMGGTATIVAPLAAASRPDSGATPRIYTGAIMAGPGGWFDGERGRLMAGRSAPGQAPMVRRVDEAVDVERVVRDAREAGAAGIKIYGAVPPGLILRLSAEAHRQGLRVWSHLAVDPGRPSDVLAAGVDVVSHGDMFIAQVMPPLAAGATDEERRALRHRTFLSTPLDAPPLVSLLEQMRRRGTILEPTLLIMLPGPDSTGQVPPRAATLFHFAAGMTREAHRRGVMIAAGTDAIGGSSPNLHAELQLLVDSAGLSPLEAITAATRNGAHALGADSLGTIEPGKLADLVVLAADPTHDIANTLTVVSVLRAGRMHTRTRPVLVPPQARAPRARP; this comes from the coding sequence ATGCCAGCCCGCAAAGCCGCACTCCTGCTGATCACCGCCTGCGCCGCCTGTCTCGCCCGGAGCGCGCCGGGCGAGCGCACCGGCGACGCGCACTCCCTGATCGCCCTCACCCACGTGACGGTGATCGACGGCACCGGGCGCGCGCGCCAGGCCGACATGGACGTGGTGATCCGCGACGGGCGGATCGCCGAGGTGTTCCCCTCCGGCAGCCGGCCCCTCCCCAACGGCGCGGCGGTCACCGACCTCCGTGGACGCTACCTGATCCCGGGGATGATCGACACCCACGTTCACCTGGGCACCCGCGAGCGCCCTCCGGGAATGATGGCCGAGATCCTTCACGAGGCGTTCATGGGCGGCGTCACCACGGTTCGCGACATGGGCGGCACCGCGACCATCGTCGCCCCGCTCGCGGCTGCGTCCCGCCCCGACTCAGGCGCAACGCCGCGGATCTACACCGGCGCCATCATGGCGGGTCCGGGGGGATGGTTCGATGGCGAGCGCGGCCGGCTGATGGCGGGACGCTCCGCCCCGGGGCAGGCGCCGATGGTCCGCCGCGTCGATGAAGCCGTGGACGTGGAGCGCGTGGTCCGCGACGCGCGGGAGGCCGGGGCGGCGGGCATCAAGATCTACGGCGCGGTGCCGCCCGGCCTGATTCTGCGGCTGTCCGCCGAGGCGCACCGGCAGGGGCTGCGCGTGTGGAGCCACCTGGCCGTGGATCCCGGGCGCCCGAGCGACGTGCTGGCGGCGGGGGTTGACGTGGTATCGCACGGCGACATGTTCATCGCGCAGGTGATGCCCCCGCTCGCGGCCGGCGCCACGGACGAGGAGCGCCGCGCCCTGCGCCACCGGACGTTCCTATCCACCCCGCTGGATGCGCCCCCGCTCGTGAGCCTGCTGGAGCAGATGCGCCGCCGGGGAACCATCCTGGAACCCACCCTGCTGATCATGCTTCCCGGCCCCGACAGCACGGGACAGGTGCCGCCGCGAGCGGCCACGCTCTTCCACTTCGCCGCGGGAATGACGCGCGAGGCGCACCGCCGCGGCGTGATGATCGCGGCCGGCACCGACGCCATCGGCGGCTCGTCACCCAACCTTCACGCCGAGCTGCAGCTCCTGGTGGACAGCGCGGGGCTGTCGCCGCTGGAAGCCATCACCGCCGCCACCCGGAACGGCGCCCACGCCCTCGGTGCCGACTCGCTCGGCACCATCGAACCCGGCAAGCTCGCGGACCTGGTGGTGCTCGCGGCCGATCCCACGCACGACATCGCCAACACGCTGACGGTGGTGTCCGTCCTCCGCGCCGGGCGGATGCACACGCGCACGCGGCCCGTGCTCGTTCCGCCGCAGGCCCGCGCGCCGCGCGCCCGCCCGTGA